One window of Acipenser ruthenus chromosome 17, fAciRut3.2 maternal haplotype, whole genome shotgun sequence genomic DNA carries:
- the LOC117423504 gene encoding exocyst complex component 7-like isoform X3 — protein sequence MQDSGFWIRDFRVPYSVFSLAAHTCGAVMAQARRVDPLSLDIQEQDTLSFIRENLEKSDQLTNSMVSILSSFESRLMQLENSIIPVHKQTENLQRLQDNVDKTLSCMDHVISYYHVAKDTDKIIKEGPSGRLDEYLACIAKIQKAVEYFQDNNPDSPELNTVKVRFEKGKELLEAEFHSLLTRYSKPVPPILILDMIGADDELDTQEEVTLDHLPETVLQDIICISSWLVEYGRNQDFMNVYFQIRSSQLDRSVKSLKEHFRKSSSSSGVLYSPAVQNKRKDTPTKKPPKRPGTIRKAQNLLKQYSQHGLDGKKGGSNLTPMEGKDDVLDIEIDSYIHCISAFVKLAQSEYQLLTYIIPEHHQKKTFDSLIQEALDNLMLEGDNIVSAARRAIMRHDYSAVLTIFPILKHLKQTKPEFDQVLQGTAASTKNKLPSLITSMETIGAKALEEFADSIKNDPDKEYNMPKDGTVHELTSNAILFLQQLLDFQETAGAMLASQVLGDTYNIPLDPRETSSSASSYSSEFSRRLLSTYICKVLGNLQLNLLSKSKVYEDTALSAIFLHNNYNYTLKSLEKSELIQLVSVTQRKAETQYRELIEQQIQSYQRSWLKVTEYITDRNMPAFQPGAKLKDKERQMIKDKFKGFNDGLEELCKIQKVWAIPDKDQRDAIRQAQKRMITQAYRAFLQRYTNISFTKNPEKYYKYRPEQVEAMIERLFDTSA from the exons ATGCAGGATTCAGGATTCTGGATCAGGGACTTCCGGGTCCCATACTCTGTCTTCAGCCTGGCAGCACACACGTGTGGTGCTGTGATGGCACAGGCACGCCGCGTTGATCCTTTAAGCTTAGACATTCAG GAACAGGACACTCTCTCTTTTATTCGAGAGAACTTGGAGAAAAGCGACCAGTTAACAAACAGCATG GTTTCCATCCTCTCCTCCTTTGAAAGCAGATTAATGCAGCTGGAGAACTCTATCATCCCGGTCCACAAGCAGACAGAGAACCTGCAGCGGCTGCAGGACAATGTGGACAAGACCCTGTCCTGCATGGACCACGTCATCAGCTACTACCACGTGGCCAAGGACACTGATAAAATCATCAAGGAGGG TCCCTCAGGGCGGCTCGATGAATACTTGGCTTGTATTGCTAAAATCCAGAAGGCAGTGGAGTACTTCCAGGACAACAACCCTGACAGTCCAGAGCTCAACACAGTG AAAGTCCGGTTTGAGAAGGGCAAGGAGCTGCTGGAGGCAGAGTTCCATAGCCTGCTGACCCGCTACAGCAAGCCGGTGCCGCCCATTCTGATCCTGGACATGATTGGGGCGGACGACGAGCTGGACACCCAGGAGGAGGTCACCCTGGATCACCTTCCAGAGACGGTCCTGCAGGACATCATCTGCATCTCAAGCTGGCTGGTGGAGTACGGCCGCAACCAGG ATTTCATGAACGTGTACTTCCAGATCCGCTCCAGTCAGCTGGACCGCTCGGTGAAGAGCCTCAAGGAGCATTTCCGCAAGAGCAGCTCTTCCTCGGGGGTGCTGTACTCCCCGGCCGTGCAGAACAAGCGCAAAGACACGCCCACCAAGAAACCACCCAAGAGACCAG GCACAATCCGTAAGGCTCAGAACCTCCTGAAACAATACTCTCAGCATGGGCTGGATGGGAAAAAGGGGGGCTCTAACCTCACGCCTATGGAAG GTAAGGATGACGTCCTGGATATCGAGATTGACTCCTACATCCACTGTATCAGTGCCTTTGTGAAGCTGGCGCAGAGTGAGTACCAGCTGCTTACTTACATCATCCCCGAGCACCACCAAAAGAAGACCTTCGACTCGCTCATCCAG GAGGCCCTGGACAATCTGATGCTGGAAGGAGACAACATTGTGTCGGCAGCCCGTCGAGCCATCATGCGGCATGACTACTCTGCTGTGCTCACCATATTCCCCATCCTCAAGCACCTGAAGCAGACCAAGCCTGAGTTTGACCAGGTCCTGCAG ggCACAGCTGCCAGCACAAAGAACAAGCTGCCCTCCCTGATAACGTCCATGGAAACCATAGGAGCCAAAGCACTGGAGGAATTTGCTGACAGCATCAAG AATGATCCAGACAAAGAGTACAACATGCCCAAGGATGGGACAGTTCATGAACTGACTAGCAAT GCTATTCTGTTCCTCCAGCAGTTGTTGGATTTCCAGGAGACGGCTGGGGCAATGCTGGCATCACAAG TTCTTGGGGACACTTACAATATTCCCTTAGACCCCCGAG AAACAAGTTCATCAGCAAGCAGCTACAGCTCCGAGTTCAGTAGGAGGCTCCTCAGTACATACATCT GCAAAGTCCTGGGCAACTTGCAGCTGAATCTGTTGAGCAAATCCAAAGTGTATGAAGACACCGCACTGAGTGCCATCTTCCTGCACAACAACTACAACTACACCCTCAAGTCTCTAGAGAA GTCTGAACTGATCCAGCTGGTGTCTGTGACCCAAAGGAAGGCAGAGACCCAGTACAGGGAGCTGATTGAGCAGCAGATCCAGTCCTATCAGCGCAG CTGGCTAAAGGTGACAGAATATATTACAGATCGAAACATGCCTGCCTTCCAACCTGGGGCCAAG TTAAAAGATAAGGAACGACAGATGATTAAAGACAAATTTAAG GGTTTTAATGATGGTTTGGAGGAGCTGTGTAAAATCCAGAAGGTGTGGGCCATCCCTGATAAAGACCAGAGGGATGCCATCCGCCAGGCGCAGAAGAGGATGATAACGCAGGCGTACAGGGCCTTTCTGCAGAG ATATACCAACATCTCATTTACTAAGAACCCAGAAAAGTATTACAAATACAGACCAGAGCAAGTGGAGGCAATGATTGAGAGACTGTTTGATACATCAGCATAA
- the LOC117423504 gene encoding exocyst complex component 7-like isoform X1, translated as MQDSGFWIRDFRVPYSVFSLAAHTCGAVMAQARRVDPLSLDIQEQDTLSFIRENLEKSDQLTNSMVSILSSFESRLMQLENSIIPVHKQTENLQRLQDNVDKTLSCMDHVISYYHVAKDTDKIIKEGPSGRLDEYLACIAKIQKAVEYFQDNNPDSPELNTVKVRFEKGKELLEAEFHSLLTRYSKPVPPILILDMIGADDELDTQEEVTLDHLPETVLQDIICISSWLVEYGRNQDFMNVYFQIRSSQLDRSVKSLKEHFRKSSSSSGVLYSPAVQNKRKDTPTKKPPKRPGTIRKAQNLLKQYSQHGLDGKKGGSNLTPMEGHDHDLRVKHLSDALNERHGAAAGKDDVLDIEIDSYIHCISAFVKLAQSEYQLLTYIIPEHHQKKTFDSLIQEALDNLMLEGDNIVSAARRAIMRHDYSAVLTIFPILKHLKQTKPEFDQVLQGTAASTKNKLPSLITSMETIGAKALEEFADSIKNDPDKEYNMPKDGTVHELTSNAILFLQQLLDFQETAGAMLASQVLGDTYNIPLDPRETSSSASSYSSEFSRRLLSTYICKVLGNLQLNLLSKSKVYEDTALSAIFLHNNYNYTLKSLEKSELIQLVSVTQRKAETQYRELIEQQIQSYQRSWLKVTEYITDRNMPAFQPGAKLKDKERQMIKDKFKGFNDGLEELCKIQKVWAIPDKDQRDAIRQAQKRMITQAYRAFLQRYTNISFTKNPEKYYKYRPEQVEAMIERLFDTSA; from the exons ATGCAGGATTCAGGATTCTGGATCAGGGACTTCCGGGTCCCATACTCTGTCTTCAGCCTGGCAGCACACACGTGTGGTGCTGTGATGGCACAGGCACGCCGCGTTGATCCTTTAAGCTTAGACATTCAG GAACAGGACACTCTCTCTTTTATTCGAGAGAACTTGGAGAAAAGCGACCAGTTAACAAACAGCATG GTTTCCATCCTCTCCTCCTTTGAAAGCAGATTAATGCAGCTGGAGAACTCTATCATCCCGGTCCACAAGCAGACAGAGAACCTGCAGCGGCTGCAGGACAATGTGGACAAGACCCTGTCCTGCATGGACCACGTCATCAGCTACTACCACGTGGCCAAGGACACTGATAAAATCATCAAGGAGGG TCCCTCAGGGCGGCTCGATGAATACTTGGCTTGTATTGCTAAAATCCAGAAGGCAGTGGAGTACTTCCAGGACAACAACCCTGACAGTCCAGAGCTCAACACAGTG AAAGTCCGGTTTGAGAAGGGCAAGGAGCTGCTGGAGGCAGAGTTCCATAGCCTGCTGACCCGCTACAGCAAGCCGGTGCCGCCCATTCTGATCCTGGACATGATTGGGGCGGACGACGAGCTGGACACCCAGGAGGAGGTCACCCTGGATCACCTTCCAGAGACGGTCCTGCAGGACATCATCTGCATCTCAAGCTGGCTGGTGGAGTACGGCCGCAACCAGG ATTTCATGAACGTGTACTTCCAGATCCGCTCCAGTCAGCTGGACCGCTCGGTGAAGAGCCTCAAGGAGCATTTCCGCAAGAGCAGCTCTTCCTCGGGGGTGCTGTACTCCCCGGCCGTGCAGAACAAGCGCAAAGACACGCCCACCAAGAAACCACCCAAGAGACCAG GCACAATCCGTAAGGCTCAGAACCTCCTGAAACAATACTCTCAGCATGGGCTGGATGGGAAAAAGGGGGGCTCTAACCTCACGCCTATGGAAG GTCACGATCACGACCTGAGGGTTAAACACCTCTCCGACGCCCTGAATGAGAGGCACGGGGCTGCTGCAG GTAAGGATGACGTCCTGGATATCGAGATTGACTCCTACATCCACTGTATCAGTGCCTTTGTGAAGCTGGCGCAGAGTGAGTACCAGCTGCTTACTTACATCATCCCCGAGCACCACCAAAAGAAGACCTTCGACTCGCTCATCCAG GAGGCCCTGGACAATCTGATGCTGGAAGGAGACAACATTGTGTCGGCAGCCCGTCGAGCCATCATGCGGCATGACTACTCTGCTGTGCTCACCATATTCCCCATCCTCAAGCACCTGAAGCAGACCAAGCCTGAGTTTGACCAGGTCCTGCAG ggCACAGCTGCCAGCACAAAGAACAAGCTGCCCTCCCTGATAACGTCCATGGAAACCATAGGAGCCAAAGCACTGGAGGAATTTGCTGACAGCATCAAG AATGATCCAGACAAAGAGTACAACATGCCCAAGGATGGGACAGTTCATGAACTGACTAGCAAT GCTATTCTGTTCCTCCAGCAGTTGTTGGATTTCCAGGAGACGGCTGGGGCAATGCTGGCATCACAAG TTCTTGGGGACACTTACAATATTCCCTTAGACCCCCGAG AAACAAGTTCATCAGCAAGCAGCTACAGCTCCGAGTTCAGTAGGAGGCTCCTCAGTACATACATCT GCAAAGTCCTGGGCAACTTGCAGCTGAATCTGTTGAGCAAATCCAAAGTGTATGAAGACACCGCACTGAGTGCCATCTTCCTGCACAACAACTACAACTACACCCTCAAGTCTCTAGAGAA GTCTGAACTGATCCAGCTGGTGTCTGTGACCCAAAGGAAGGCAGAGACCCAGTACAGGGAGCTGATTGAGCAGCAGATCCAGTCCTATCAGCGCAG CTGGCTAAAGGTGACAGAATATATTACAGATCGAAACATGCCTGCCTTCCAACCTGGGGCCAAG TTAAAAGATAAGGAACGACAGATGATTAAAGACAAATTTAAG GGTTTTAATGATGGTTTGGAGGAGCTGTGTAAAATCCAGAAGGTGTGGGCCATCCCTGATAAAGACCAGAGGGATGCCATCCGCCAGGCGCAGAAGAGGATGATAACGCAGGCGTACAGGGCCTTTCTGCAGAG ATATACCAACATCTCATTTACTAAGAACCCAGAAAAGTATTACAAATACAGACCAGAGCAAGTGGAGGCAATGATTGAGAGACTGTTTGATACATCAGCATAA
- the LOC117423504 gene encoding exocyst complex component 7-like isoform X6 — protein sequence MIPTQDASARKREIDEKLKQEQDTLSFIRENLEKSDQLTNSMVSILSSFESRLMQLENSIIPVHKQTENLQRLQDNVDKTLSCMDHVISYYHVAKDTDKIIKEGPSGRLDEYLACIAKIQKAVEYFQDNNPDSPELNTVKVRFEKGKELLEAEFHSLLTRYSKPVPPILILDMIGADDELDTQEEVTLDHLPETVLQDIICISSWLVEYGRNQDFMNVYFQIRSSQLDRSVKSLKEHFRKSSSSSGVLYSPAVQNKRKDTPTKKPPKRPGTIRKAQNLLKQYSQHGLDGKKGGSNLTPMEGKDDVLDIEIDSYIHCISAFVKLAQSEYQLLTYIIPEHHQKKTFDSLIQEALDNLMLEGDNIVSAARRAIMRHDYSAVLTIFPILKHLKQTKPEFDQVLQGTAASTKNKLPSLITSMETIGAKALEEFADSIKNDPDKEYNMPKDGTVHELTSNAILFLQQLLDFQETAGAMLASQVLGDTYNIPLDPRETSSSASSYSSEFSRRLLSTYICKVLGNLQLNLLSKSKVYEDTALSAIFLHNNYNYTLKSLEKSELIQLVSVTQRKAETQYRELIEQQIQSYQRSWLKVTEYITDRNMPAFQPGAKLKDKERQMIKDKFKGFNDGLEELCKIQKVWAIPDKDQRDAIRQAQKRMITQAYRAFLQRYTNISFTKNPEKYYKYRPEQVEAMIERLFDTSA from the exons ATGATTCCTACGCAAGATGCATCAGCGAGGAAAAGGGAAATCGACGAGAAACTCAAACAG GAACAGGACACTCTCTCTTTTATTCGAGAGAACTTGGAGAAAAGCGACCAGTTAACAAACAGCATG GTTTCCATCCTCTCCTCCTTTGAAAGCAGATTAATGCAGCTGGAGAACTCTATCATCCCGGTCCACAAGCAGACAGAGAACCTGCAGCGGCTGCAGGACAATGTGGACAAGACCCTGTCCTGCATGGACCACGTCATCAGCTACTACCACGTGGCCAAGGACACTGATAAAATCATCAAGGAGGG TCCCTCAGGGCGGCTCGATGAATACTTGGCTTGTATTGCTAAAATCCAGAAGGCAGTGGAGTACTTCCAGGACAACAACCCTGACAGTCCAGAGCTCAACACAGTG AAAGTCCGGTTTGAGAAGGGCAAGGAGCTGCTGGAGGCAGAGTTCCATAGCCTGCTGACCCGCTACAGCAAGCCGGTGCCGCCCATTCTGATCCTGGACATGATTGGGGCGGACGACGAGCTGGACACCCAGGAGGAGGTCACCCTGGATCACCTTCCAGAGACGGTCCTGCAGGACATCATCTGCATCTCAAGCTGGCTGGTGGAGTACGGCCGCAACCAGG ATTTCATGAACGTGTACTTCCAGATCCGCTCCAGTCAGCTGGACCGCTCGGTGAAGAGCCTCAAGGAGCATTTCCGCAAGAGCAGCTCTTCCTCGGGGGTGCTGTACTCCCCGGCCGTGCAGAACAAGCGCAAAGACACGCCCACCAAGAAACCACCCAAGAGACCAG GCACAATCCGTAAGGCTCAGAACCTCCTGAAACAATACTCTCAGCATGGGCTGGATGGGAAAAAGGGGGGCTCTAACCTCACGCCTATGGAAG GTAAGGATGACGTCCTGGATATCGAGATTGACTCCTACATCCACTGTATCAGTGCCTTTGTGAAGCTGGCGCAGAGTGAGTACCAGCTGCTTACTTACATCATCCCCGAGCACCACCAAAAGAAGACCTTCGACTCGCTCATCCAG GAGGCCCTGGACAATCTGATGCTGGAAGGAGACAACATTGTGTCGGCAGCCCGTCGAGCCATCATGCGGCATGACTACTCTGCTGTGCTCACCATATTCCCCATCCTCAAGCACCTGAAGCAGACCAAGCCTGAGTTTGACCAGGTCCTGCAG ggCACAGCTGCCAGCACAAAGAACAAGCTGCCCTCCCTGATAACGTCCATGGAAACCATAGGAGCCAAAGCACTGGAGGAATTTGCTGACAGCATCAAG AATGATCCAGACAAAGAGTACAACATGCCCAAGGATGGGACAGTTCATGAACTGACTAGCAAT GCTATTCTGTTCCTCCAGCAGTTGTTGGATTTCCAGGAGACGGCTGGGGCAATGCTGGCATCACAAG TTCTTGGGGACACTTACAATATTCCCTTAGACCCCCGAG AAACAAGTTCATCAGCAAGCAGCTACAGCTCCGAGTTCAGTAGGAGGCTCCTCAGTACATACATCT GCAAAGTCCTGGGCAACTTGCAGCTGAATCTGTTGAGCAAATCCAAAGTGTATGAAGACACCGCACTGAGTGCCATCTTCCTGCACAACAACTACAACTACACCCTCAAGTCTCTAGAGAA GTCTGAACTGATCCAGCTGGTGTCTGTGACCCAAAGGAAGGCAGAGACCCAGTACAGGGAGCTGATTGAGCAGCAGATCCAGTCCTATCAGCGCAG CTGGCTAAAGGTGACAGAATATATTACAGATCGAAACATGCCTGCCTTCCAACCTGGGGCCAAG TTAAAAGATAAGGAACGACAGATGATTAAAGACAAATTTAAG GGTTTTAATGATGGTTTGGAGGAGCTGTGTAAAATCCAGAAGGTGTGGGCCATCCCTGATAAAGACCAGAGGGATGCCATCCGCCAGGCGCAGAAGAGGATGATAACGCAGGCGTACAGGGCCTTTCTGCAGAG ATATACCAACATCTCATTTACTAAGAACCCAGAAAAGTATTACAAATACAGACCAGAGCAAGTGGAGGCAATGATTGAGAGACTGTTTGATACATCAGCATAA
- the LOC117423504 gene encoding exocyst complex component 7-like isoform X5 produces MQDSGFWIRDFRVPYSVFSLAAHTCGAVMAQARRVDPLSLDIQEQDTLSFIRENLEKSDQLTNSMVSILSSFESRLMQLENSIIPVHKQTENLQRLQDNVDKTLSCMDHVISYYHVAKDTDKIIKEGPSGRLDEYLACIAKIQKAVEYFQDNNPDSPELNTVKVRFEKGKELLEAEFHSLLTRYSKPVPPILILDMIGADDELDTQEEVTLDHLPETVLQDIICISSWLVEYGRNQDFMNVYFQIRSSQLDRSVKSLKEHFRKSSSSSGVLYSPAVQNKRKDTPTKKPPKRPGTIRKAQNLLKQYSQHGLDGKKGGSNLTPMEGKDDVLDIEIDSYIHCISAFVKLAQSEYQLLTYIIPEHHQKKTFDSLIQEALDNLMLEGDNIVSAARRAIMRHDYSAVLTIFPILKHLKQTKPEFDQVLQGTAASTKNKLPSLITSMETIGAKALEEFADSIKNDPDKEYNMPKDGTVHELTSNAILFLQQLLDFQETAGAMLASQETSSSASSYSSEFSRRLLSTYICKVLGNLQLNLLSKSKVYEDTALSAIFLHNNYNYTLKSLEKSELIQLVSVTQRKAETQYRELIEQQIQSYQRSWLKVTEYITDRNMPAFQPGAKLKDKERQMIKDKFKGFNDGLEELCKIQKVWAIPDKDQRDAIRQAQKRMITQAYRAFLQRYTNISFTKNPEKYYKYRPEQVEAMIERLFDTSA; encoded by the exons ATGCAGGATTCAGGATTCTGGATCAGGGACTTCCGGGTCCCATACTCTGTCTTCAGCCTGGCAGCACACACGTGTGGTGCTGTGATGGCACAGGCACGCCGCGTTGATCCTTTAAGCTTAGACATTCAG GAACAGGACACTCTCTCTTTTATTCGAGAGAACTTGGAGAAAAGCGACCAGTTAACAAACAGCATG GTTTCCATCCTCTCCTCCTTTGAAAGCAGATTAATGCAGCTGGAGAACTCTATCATCCCGGTCCACAAGCAGACAGAGAACCTGCAGCGGCTGCAGGACAATGTGGACAAGACCCTGTCCTGCATGGACCACGTCATCAGCTACTACCACGTGGCCAAGGACACTGATAAAATCATCAAGGAGGG TCCCTCAGGGCGGCTCGATGAATACTTGGCTTGTATTGCTAAAATCCAGAAGGCAGTGGAGTACTTCCAGGACAACAACCCTGACAGTCCAGAGCTCAACACAGTG AAAGTCCGGTTTGAGAAGGGCAAGGAGCTGCTGGAGGCAGAGTTCCATAGCCTGCTGACCCGCTACAGCAAGCCGGTGCCGCCCATTCTGATCCTGGACATGATTGGGGCGGACGACGAGCTGGACACCCAGGAGGAGGTCACCCTGGATCACCTTCCAGAGACGGTCCTGCAGGACATCATCTGCATCTCAAGCTGGCTGGTGGAGTACGGCCGCAACCAGG ATTTCATGAACGTGTACTTCCAGATCCGCTCCAGTCAGCTGGACCGCTCGGTGAAGAGCCTCAAGGAGCATTTCCGCAAGAGCAGCTCTTCCTCGGGGGTGCTGTACTCCCCGGCCGTGCAGAACAAGCGCAAAGACACGCCCACCAAGAAACCACCCAAGAGACCAG GCACAATCCGTAAGGCTCAGAACCTCCTGAAACAATACTCTCAGCATGGGCTGGATGGGAAAAAGGGGGGCTCTAACCTCACGCCTATGGAAG GTAAGGATGACGTCCTGGATATCGAGATTGACTCCTACATCCACTGTATCAGTGCCTTTGTGAAGCTGGCGCAGAGTGAGTACCAGCTGCTTACTTACATCATCCCCGAGCACCACCAAAAGAAGACCTTCGACTCGCTCATCCAG GAGGCCCTGGACAATCTGATGCTGGAAGGAGACAACATTGTGTCGGCAGCCCGTCGAGCCATCATGCGGCATGACTACTCTGCTGTGCTCACCATATTCCCCATCCTCAAGCACCTGAAGCAGACCAAGCCTGAGTTTGACCAGGTCCTGCAG ggCACAGCTGCCAGCACAAAGAACAAGCTGCCCTCCCTGATAACGTCCATGGAAACCATAGGAGCCAAAGCACTGGAGGAATTTGCTGACAGCATCAAG AATGATCCAGACAAAGAGTACAACATGCCCAAGGATGGGACAGTTCATGAACTGACTAGCAAT GCTATTCTGTTCCTCCAGCAGTTGTTGGATTTCCAGGAGACGGCTGGGGCAATGCTGGCATCACAAG AAACAAGTTCATCAGCAAGCAGCTACAGCTCCGAGTTCAGTAGGAGGCTCCTCAGTACATACATCT GCAAAGTCCTGGGCAACTTGCAGCTGAATCTGTTGAGCAAATCCAAAGTGTATGAAGACACCGCACTGAGTGCCATCTTCCTGCACAACAACTACAACTACACCCTCAAGTCTCTAGAGAA GTCTGAACTGATCCAGCTGGTGTCTGTGACCCAAAGGAAGGCAGAGACCCAGTACAGGGAGCTGATTGAGCAGCAGATCCAGTCCTATCAGCGCAG CTGGCTAAAGGTGACAGAATATATTACAGATCGAAACATGCCTGCCTTCCAACCTGGGGCCAAG TTAAAAGATAAGGAACGACAGATGATTAAAGACAAATTTAAG GGTTTTAATGATGGTTTGGAGGAGCTGTGTAAAATCCAGAAGGTGTGGGCCATCCCTGATAAAGACCAGAGGGATGCCATCCGCCAGGCGCAGAAGAGGATGATAACGCAGGCGTACAGGGCCTTTCTGCAGAG ATATACCAACATCTCATTTACTAAGAACCCAGAAAAGTATTACAAATACAGACCAGAGCAAGTGGAGGCAATGATTGAGAGACTGTTTGATACATCAGCATAA
- the LOC117423504 gene encoding exocyst complex component 7-like isoform X9, translating to MIPTQDASARKREIDEKLKQEQDTLSFIRENLEKSDQLTNSMVSILSSFESRLMQLENSIIPVHKQTENLQRLQDNVDKTLSCMDHVISYYHVAKDTDKIIKEGPSGRLDEYLACIAKIQKAVEYFQDNNPDSPELNTVKVRFEKGKELLEAEFHSLLTRYSKPVPPILILDMIGADDELDTQEEVTLDHLPETVLQDIICISSWLVEYGRNQDFMNVYFQIRSSQLDRSVKSLKEHFRKSSSSSGVLYSPAVQNKRKDTPTKKPPKRPGKDDVLDIEIDSYIHCISAFVKLAQSEYQLLTYIIPEHHQKKTFDSLIQEALDNLMLEGDNIVSAARRAIMRHDYSAVLTIFPILKHLKQTKPEFDQVLQGTAASTKNKLPSLITSMETIGAKALEEFADSIKNDPDKEYNMPKDGTVHELTSNAILFLQQLLDFQETAGAMLASQVLGDTYNIPLDPRETSSSASSYSSEFSRRLLSTYICKVLGNLQLNLLSKSKVYEDTALSAIFLHNNYNYTLKSLEKSELIQLVSVTQRKAETQYRELIEQQIQSYQRSWLKVTEYITDRNMPAFQPGAKLKDKERQMIKDKFKGFNDGLEELCKIQKVWAIPDKDQRDAIRQAQKRMITQAYRAFLQRYTNISFTKNPEKYYKYRPEQVEAMIERLFDTSA from the exons ATGATTCCTACGCAAGATGCATCAGCGAGGAAAAGGGAAATCGACGAGAAACTCAAACAG GAACAGGACACTCTCTCTTTTATTCGAGAGAACTTGGAGAAAAGCGACCAGTTAACAAACAGCATG GTTTCCATCCTCTCCTCCTTTGAAAGCAGATTAATGCAGCTGGAGAACTCTATCATCCCGGTCCACAAGCAGACAGAGAACCTGCAGCGGCTGCAGGACAATGTGGACAAGACCCTGTCCTGCATGGACCACGTCATCAGCTACTACCACGTGGCCAAGGACACTGATAAAATCATCAAGGAGGG TCCCTCAGGGCGGCTCGATGAATACTTGGCTTGTATTGCTAAAATCCAGAAGGCAGTGGAGTACTTCCAGGACAACAACCCTGACAGTCCAGAGCTCAACACAGTG AAAGTCCGGTTTGAGAAGGGCAAGGAGCTGCTGGAGGCAGAGTTCCATAGCCTGCTGACCCGCTACAGCAAGCCGGTGCCGCCCATTCTGATCCTGGACATGATTGGGGCGGACGACGAGCTGGACACCCAGGAGGAGGTCACCCTGGATCACCTTCCAGAGACGGTCCTGCAGGACATCATCTGCATCTCAAGCTGGCTGGTGGAGTACGGCCGCAACCAGG ATTTCATGAACGTGTACTTCCAGATCCGCTCCAGTCAGCTGGACCGCTCGGTGAAGAGCCTCAAGGAGCATTTCCGCAAGAGCAGCTCTTCCTCGGGGGTGCTGTACTCCCCGGCCGTGCAGAACAAGCGCAAAGACACGCCCACCAAGAAACCACCCAAGAGACCAG GTAAGGATGACGTCCTGGATATCGAGATTGACTCCTACATCCACTGTATCAGTGCCTTTGTGAAGCTGGCGCAGAGTGAGTACCAGCTGCTTACTTACATCATCCCCGAGCACCACCAAAAGAAGACCTTCGACTCGCTCATCCAG GAGGCCCTGGACAATCTGATGCTGGAAGGAGACAACATTGTGTCGGCAGCCCGTCGAGCCATCATGCGGCATGACTACTCTGCTGTGCTCACCATATTCCCCATCCTCAAGCACCTGAAGCAGACCAAGCCTGAGTTTGACCAGGTCCTGCAG ggCACAGCTGCCAGCACAAAGAACAAGCTGCCCTCCCTGATAACGTCCATGGAAACCATAGGAGCCAAAGCACTGGAGGAATTTGCTGACAGCATCAAG AATGATCCAGACAAAGAGTACAACATGCCCAAGGATGGGACAGTTCATGAACTGACTAGCAAT GCTATTCTGTTCCTCCAGCAGTTGTTGGATTTCCAGGAGACGGCTGGGGCAATGCTGGCATCACAAG TTCTTGGGGACACTTACAATATTCCCTTAGACCCCCGAG AAACAAGTTCATCAGCAAGCAGCTACAGCTCCGAGTTCAGTAGGAGGCTCCTCAGTACATACATCT GCAAAGTCCTGGGCAACTTGCAGCTGAATCTGTTGAGCAAATCCAAAGTGTATGAAGACACCGCACTGAGTGCCATCTTCCTGCACAACAACTACAACTACACCCTCAAGTCTCTAGAGAA GTCTGAACTGATCCAGCTGGTGTCTGTGACCCAAAGGAAGGCAGAGACCCAGTACAGGGAGCTGATTGAGCAGCAGATCCAGTCCTATCAGCGCAG CTGGCTAAAGGTGACAGAATATATTACAGATCGAAACATGCCTGCCTTCCAACCTGGGGCCAAG TTAAAAGATAAGGAACGACAGATGATTAAAGACAAATTTAAG GGTTTTAATGATGGTTTGGAGGAGCTGTGTAAAATCCAGAAGGTGTGGGCCATCCCTGATAAAGACCAGAGGGATGCCATCCGCCAGGCGCAGAAGAGGATGATAACGCAGGCGTACAGGGCCTTTCTGCAGAG ATATACCAACATCTCATTTACTAAGAACCCAGAAAAGTATTACAAATACAGACCAGAGCAAGTGGAGGCAATGATTGAGAGACTGTTTGATACATCAGCATAA